In one window of Camelina sativa cultivar DH55 chromosome 15, Cs, whole genome shotgun sequence DNA:
- the LOC109129174 gene encoding uncharacterized protein LOC109129174: MDKSKKEEFFGKDQIRFFDRENESEPNPEVLTTEFFTPRENQTEELTQTEELTEKINTIIEEINQTEEMTQKLDSAVDGDDENLPQEGDDEENLPQEGDDEVNLPQEGDDEEGIPQMHIRRIEHETW; this comes from the exons ATGgataaatcaaagaaagaagaattttttggaAAAGACCAAATTCGGTTCTTCGATAGAGAGAATGAAAGTGAACCAAATCCAGAAGTTTTAACTACTGAG TTCTTTACTCCAAGGGAAAACCAAACGGAGGAGTTAACCCAAACGGAGGAGTTAACCGAAAAGATCAATACCATCATCGAGGAGATAAACCAAACTGAGGAGATGACCCAGAAGCTCGATTCAGCTGTTGAT GGTGATGATGAGAACCTTCCTCaggaaggtgatgatgaagagaaccttcctcaggaaggtgatgatgaagtaAACCTTCCTcaagaaggtgatgatgaa gAAGGCATTCCTCAAATGCACATCCGGAGGATCGAACACGAGACATGGTGA